Genomic window (Allostreptomyces psammosilenae):
CCCCGTCGGCCTCCCGGCGGACCGTGGCAGTTCACGGCGGTTCCGGGCGGTCGATGGCAGGAGGACTACGCACACGATCGGTGACACAGCGGCTGCCTCACGTCACGATCCGTAAGCACTATATTGCGCCCATGACGGATCCGGAGCGCGCCGTGGACTGCCGTGACCCCTGGTGGACGCCGCTGCCGCCGCGACCGGGCCGCTCCCACGGCCCGGTCACCGACGGCACCGGGCGGCGGCGCGCCGGTGAACACCCGTGAGCACCGCCGCGCTCGGTGGCCGCACCGGCGGCACCGAGGAGGAGACCGGCCGTGGACGCCTCTGGGCGCCGTCGCCCAGGACCTCCGCGGAGGACTGGGCGCCCGGGGATGCCCTCGCGCCCGGTGGGACCCTCGCGGCCGGTGAGGCCCTCGCGACCGCCGGAGCGGCGGCGACCGGCCGGGAACCCGCCCGCGGCACGGAGTCGGCGCCGGCGCCCCTCCCGCCGCACCGCGACCCCAACGTGCTGCGCTGGATCACCGCCTACACCTGCGCCCACATCGGCGACCACGTCTACTTCCTGGCTCTGAGCTGGTCGGCGCTGCAACTGGCCGGCGCCAGCGCGGCCGGCAGCGTCACCGCCCTGGCCGCGGCACCCCGGCTGCTGCTGATGCTCTGCGGCGGCGTGGTCGCCGACCGCTTCGGCCCGCACCGGGTCGCCGTCTGGACGGACAGCGCCCGCGCGCTGGTGATGGTGCTGGTCGGCGCCTTCGCGGCACTGGCTGGCGAGTCGCTGGCGCTGCTGGTCGCCGTGGCCCTGGCCTTCGGCGTCGCCGACGCGCTGTTCCTGCCGGCCGTGGGCGCCATGCCGGCGCGGCTCGTCGACCCCGAGCAGCTCACCCGGCTCCAGGGACTGCGCGGCCTCGGCCACCGCTTCTCCGGCATCTGCGGCCCGCCGGCCGGGGGAGTGGCCCTGGCCGCCGGCGGCCTGCCCGCGGCCTTCCTGCTCAACGGCCTGGTCTTCGCGCTCTCCGTCGCCCTGCTGCTGGAGGTGCGCGCCCGACCGGTCTGCGGCCCGCGCCGCCCGGCGACCCGGCCCGCCCCCTCCCCGGTCCGCGACGGACGGCGGCCCGGGCGGCCTCCCGGGGGACCGCGGCGCCTGCCCGCCGCCCTGGGGGAGCTGGCGGACGGGCTGCGGCACGTCCGCGCGCACCGCCTGCTCGGGCCGCTGATGCTCTTCGGAGTCGTCTCCGAGCTGGGATTCGCCGGAGTCTTCACGGCCGGCCTGAGCATCCTCACCGACACCCGGGGCTGGGGCCCGGCCGGCCTCGGCTGGCTCGGTGCCGGCTTCGGCGCCGGCGCCACCGCCAGCGCACTGCTGCTGACCTTCCTCGGCCGGCTGCCCCGGATGGGCATGGCGCTGCTGGCCTGCACCGGGACCGCCGCAGTGGCCGTCGCCGCCCTGCCGCTGGTCCCCCGGCTGGCCGCCGCCGTGGCGCTCACCGGCCTGGTCGGACTGGCCCTCGGCGTCCTCGGCATCGGCTTCGCCGCCCTGCTCCAGGCCGCCAGCGAACCCCGCTACCTCGGCCGGGTCATGGCCGTGGCCAGCATAGGGAACATGGGGCTGCCCCCACTGCTCTACCCGCTCATCGGCATCGGCGCCGACCGCTACGGGGCCGCCGCCGTCTTCCTCGGCGGGGCCGGCATCGTCGTCATCGGCACCCTGATCGGCCTGGCCTCCCGCTCGGTGCGCACCGCCGAA
Coding sequences:
- a CDS encoding MFS transporter, encoding MSTAALGGRTGGTEEETGRGRLWAPSPRTSAEDWAPGDALAPGGTLAAGEALATAGAAATGREPARGTESAPAPLPPHRDPNVLRWITAYTCAHIGDHVYFLALSWSALQLAGASAAGSVTALAAAPRLLLMLCGGVVADRFGPHRVAVWTDSARALVMVLVGAFAALAGESLALLVAVALAFGVADALFLPAVGAMPARLVDPEQLTRLQGLRGLGHRFSGICGPPAGGVALAAGGLPAAFLLNGLVFALSVALLLEVRARPVCGPRRPATRPAPSPVRDGRRPGRPPGGPRRLPAALGELADGLRHVRAHRLLGPLMLFGVVSELGFAGVFTAGLSILTDTRGWGPAGLGWLGAGFGAGATASALLLTFLGRLPRMGMALLACTGTAAVAVAALPLVPRLAAAVALTGLVGLALGVLGIGFAALLQAASEPRYLGRVMAVASIGNMGLPPLLYPLIGIGADRYGAAAVFLGGAGIVVIGTLIGLASRSVRTAELE